A region from the Muribaculum gordoncarteri genome encodes:
- the tsaD gene encoding tRNA (adenosine(37)-N6)-threonylcarbamoyltransferase complex transferase subunit TsaD — MSIIILGIESSCDDTSAAVIRDGILLSNVIASQKVHEEYGGVVPELASRAHQQNIVPVVDTAIKRAGIDKHDLSAIAFTRGPGLLGSLLVGTSFAKGLSLGLGVPIIDVNHLHGHVLSHFIRTEPDDVVPEFPYICLLISGGNSQIILVKSPSDMEVLGQTIDDAAGEAFDKCAKVMGLPYPGGPHIDRLAAEGDPKRFKFAKPHIAGLDYSFSGLKTSFLYTLRDNIKLDPDFIEKNKADLAASLQSTIIEILLDKLRKAVDMTGVKTVAIGGGVSANSGVRKAVADYCEARNLTAFIPQRTFTTDNAAMVAIAGHFKYLDGIFCNYDEAPYARVKI; from the coding sequence ATGAGCATAATCATCCTTGGAATAGAATCGTCATGCGACGACACCTCAGCAGCGGTAATACGCGACGGAATCCTGTTAAGCAACGTAATAGCAAGCCAGAAAGTACATGAAGAGTATGGCGGCGTGGTGCCCGAACTCGCATCCCGCGCCCACCAGCAGAACATCGTGCCGGTAGTCGACACAGCCATCAAGCGGGCCGGAATCGACAAGCACGATCTGTCGGCTATTGCGTTCACCCGCGGTCCCGGTTTGTTAGGCTCGCTCCTTGTGGGTACTTCATTTGCCAAGGGTCTGTCGCTCGGACTCGGAGTTCCCATCATCGATGTGAATCATCTGCACGGTCATGTGTTGTCACACTTCATCCGCACCGAGCCCGACGATGTAGTTCCCGAATTTCCATATATATGCCTGTTGATTTCGGGAGGCAACTCCCAGATAATACTGGTCAAAAGTCCGTCGGACATGGAAGTGCTCGGACAGACAATCGACGATGCCGCCGGTGAGGCATTCGACAAGTGCGCCAAGGTCATGGGACTCCCCTATCCCGGCGGACCGCACATCGACCGCCTTGCAGCCGAAGGCGATCCCAAGCGATTCAAATTTGCCAAGCCGCACATCGCAGGCCTCGATTATAGCTTCAGCGGGCTGAAGACATCGTTTCTATACACACTGCGCGACAACATCAAGCTCGACCCCGACTTCATCGAGAAAAACAAAGCCGACCTGGCCGCATCGCTTCAATCGACAATAATAGAGATTCTCCTCGACAAGCTGCGCAAAGCAGTCGACATGACCGGAGTGAAGACCGTAGCCATAGGTGGAGGCGTGTCGGCCAATTCAGGAGTGCGAAAAGCCGTGGCCGACTACTGCGAGGCACGTAACCTGACCGCATTCATCCCTCAACGCACATTCACCACCGACAATGCCGCAATGGTGGCCATAGCCGGACACTTCAAATACCTTGACGGAATTTTCTGCAACTACGACGAGGCTCCCTACGCCCGAGTAAAGATATAA
- a CDS encoding translocation/assembly module TamB domain-containing protein, which produces MTRLYKVIRTIIVSVLAVVILVPAMLYLVLSLPSVQKHICHIGERELTQLLGANVSIGSVNISPFNKLAANDVTVEVAPGDTALRVKRLGAGIMLGKLIFDGRVVISFAELIGVDARLSRDSSNAPLNIQPIIDRLNPPKNDDNPTFYDLRINNIVIRQGAVSYDVINAERKPGRTLDFNHLRVYDIKADILLPRIKNDDYSVDLKRLALAERSGLRIESLKGKFLVSDLGIKVDDFALVMPSSELRLGELSVQYDGWQDLKSRLLGIPFNLSILEGSHISPKDFSPLVSALAPLDMPVSIYADIDGPVDSIVVNRFMLNAADNSLKANIVGGVAGLPRVDSLTIDFPVFDVTAYGSDVLDLASAFKPLSPKLAEIILNIGNFNMRGAFNGYPGYAAFDGTAATSLGTLDINADYEHLDEHGSPCVNAEVVTENFSLGELIGKRDIGTIGLNVKAHADFTKKGVSGTLDGVIGRFIYKGYTYDDVEMSLSLDDKLLGGTLISRDENIDMQIAGSMDFVKDNYSCDLHADINRINPHALNLTPAYDGYNLSCVVTASLNGADVESMDGDINLRDFSFVNESDNGIRLSDFALEASGSTSPQFIDIKSDVIDGRIEGHYRFKDIVPVGRGIMRNVFPVFFAEETTKSTKRTKSRKSKKEEPASLDMRLNLELKENETTAEWLNFFRSPVRILHPVTVAGMIDSRDTTITLDIDAPYLMQKDKFIDNTALRVDVRGREHDADLYFTTLYPTKKGNASITLEGSAHEDRADVALNWSIDRSRLFKGAVELSSLFTRDEEGGLVTDIAINPSEMVFNDTIWSVHPSSINVHDKYVAVNGFDVSRDKQYIKIDGVASDNDDDEVCLQLLDVNLDYIFETLDIGNAMFGGIATGKFYASNLFSKEPHLRTPGLHVERISYNQAMLGNADIVSEWDNATRGVAIKAEIKQPNGRSSYIDGAIFPLNDSLDFHFSADKIDVRFMRPFMEAFTSDVSGYASGKARLYGTFKYIDMVGEVYAEDLKLKLDFVNTYYSCTDSIHLTPGRIDFHDVVLKDIFGNKAQLNGWVTHECFKKPRFEFRVTDARNFLCFDVTERISPDWFGRIFCNGGAFVKGIPGFIDINVNISTAPNSTFTFVLSDTEAAGEYTFLTFRDRAELDGDIKYAGEDPRIAAVKRLKDRLSKRNDEEEQATVYRMNLQVAANPDGEMILVMDPIGGDRMRARGNGNLRIEYESANDEMKMFGSYALTQGSYNFTLQDIIIKDFTIKPGSSIAFHGDPLAATLDIQAVYSVNANLSDLDESFLQDKDLNRTNVPVHALLKVSGDMQQPDISFDLEFPTLTQDTYRKVRSIVSTEDMMNRQIIYLLALNRFYTPDYMGATTKGNELVSVASSTISSQLSSMLGQLSDNWSIAPNFRSDKGDFSDMEVDLALSSYLLNNRLLFNGNFGYRDKALNNNSFIGDFDIEYLLNKSGNIRLKAYNRYNDQNYYVKSALTTQGVGIMFKRDFDNIFSFLRRLKKKNNDKDDDKKESENEKNRKLLEREEVTDTLLMIVPRQ; this is translated from the coding sequence ATGACTCGATTATATAAGGTAATACGTACTATTATCGTAAGCGTTCTGGCGGTAGTCATCCTTGTGCCTGCGATGCTATATTTAGTGCTGTCGTTACCGTCGGTGCAAAAACATATATGTCACATAGGAGAGCGTGAGCTTACGCAGCTTCTCGGAGCCAACGTGAGCATAGGCTCGGTGAACATAAGTCCGTTCAACAAGTTGGCGGCAAATGACGTGACTGTTGAGGTGGCACCCGGCGACACGGCATTGCGCGTAAAGCGACTTGGCGCCGGTATAATGCTTGGCAAGCTTATTTTTGACGGCAGAGTTGTAATCTCGTTTGCCGAGCTGATTGGTGTCGATGCGCGTCTGTCGCGCGACTCGTCAAACGCTCCGCTTAACATACAGCCGATTATCGACCGACTGAACCCACCGAAGAATGACGATAACCCTACATTCTACGACCTGCGCATCAATAACATAGTCATACGCCAGGGCGCTGTGTCGTATGATGTCATTAACGCCGAACGTAAACCCGGCCGGACTCTCGACTTCAACCATCTGCGGGTCTATGACATAAAGGCCGACATACTGCTTCCTCGAATTAAAAATGACGATTACTCGGTTGACCTCAAGCGTCTTGCCCTTGCCGAGCGTTCGGGGTTGCGCATCGAGTCGCTCAAGGGAAAATTCCTTGTGTCGGACTTGGGAATAAAGGTCGATGACTTTGCTCTTGTCATGCCGTCGTCGGAACTCCGGTTAGGTGAGCTTTCGGTGCAATATGACGGATGGCAGGACTTGAAGTCGCGATTGCTCGGCATTCCCTTCAACCTGTCGATTCTTGAAGGCTCGCACATCTCACCCAAAGACTTTTCGCCGCTTGTGTCGGCACTGGCTCCTCTTGATATGCCGGTGTCAATTTATGCCGACATCGACGGCCCTGTCGATTCCATAGTCGTGAATCGATTCATGCTGAATGCGGCCGACAACAGCTTGAAAGCAAATATTGTGGGCGGTGTAGCCGGGTTGCCCCGTGTCGATTCGCTCACGATCGACTTCCCGGTGTTTGATGTCACGGCCTACGGCTCCGATGTGCTTGATTTGGCAAGTGCATTCAAGCCGCTGAGCCCCAAGCTTGCCGAGATTATACTGAATATCGGTAATTTCAATATGCGCGGAGCATTCAACGGCTATCCGGGATATGCCGCATTTGACGGTACGGCTGCTACATCGCTCGGCACTCTTGACATCAATGCCGATTACGAGCATCTTGACGAACACGGTTCGCCGTGCGTTAACGCAGAGGTGGTTACCGAAAATTTCTCATTGGGCGAGTTGATAGGCAAGCGTGACATAGGCACCATAGGCCTTAACGTTAAGGCTCACGCCGATTTTACCAAAAAGGGTGTTTCAGGCACTCTTGACGGTGTAATAGGGCGGTTCATTTACAAAGGCTACACTTACGACGATGTAGAGATGTCGTTGTCGCTTGATGACAAGCTGCTTGGCGGTACATTGATTTCACGTGACGAAAACATCGACATGCAGATTGCCGGAAGCATGGATTTCGTAAAGGACAATTACTCCTGCGACCTGCACGCCGATATAAATCGCATCAATCCCCACGCCTTGAATCTTACTCCGGCCTATGACGGATACAACCTTTCATGCGTCGTAACGGCATCGTTGAACGGCGCCGATGTCGAGAGCATGGACGGTGACATAAACTTGCGTGACTTCAGTTTTGTGAACGAGTCGGATAACGGAATAAGGCTTTCCGACTTCGCGCTTGAGGCATCGGGCTCTACATCACCGCAATTCATCGACATAAAGTCGGATGTTATTGACGGCCGCATCGAAGGCCACTATCGATTTAAGGACATAGTGCCGGTGGGCCGTGGTATAATGCGCAATGTGTTCCCTGTGTTTTTTGCCGAGGAAACCACAAAATCGACCAAGCGTACAAAGTCGCGGAAATCTAAGAAAGAGGAGCCAGCGTCACTTGACATGAGGCTCAATCTCGAGTTGAAGGAGAATGAAACCACTGCCGAGTGGCTTAACTTTTTCCGCTCTCCGGTAAGAATATTGCATCCCGTGACGGTTGCGGGAATGATAGATTCGCGTGACACCACCATTACACTTGACATCGATGCTCCTTATCTGATGCAGAAGGATAAGTTCATCGACAACACCGCGCTGCGTGTCGATGTAAGAGGTCGTGAACATGACGCCGACTTATACTTCACAACGTTATATCCCACCAAAAAGGGCAATGCCTCCATAACGCTGGAAGGATCGGCTCATGAGGACCGTGCCGATGTGGCATTGAACTGGAGCATTGACCGCAGCCGTCTGTTCAAGGGTGCCGTGGAGCTGTCGTCGCTATTCACCCGTGACGAAGAGGGTGGACTTGTAACCGACATTGCCATAAATCCCAGCGAGATGGTGTTTAACGACACGATATGGAGCGTGCATCCGTCATCGATCAACGTGCATGACAAGTATGTCGCCGTTAACGGATTTGATGTAAGCCGTGACAAGCAATACATAAAAATCGACGGCGTAGCATCGGATAACGATGACGACGAGGTGTGTCTTCAGCTGCTCGATGTCAACCTTGACTATATATTTGAAACTCTTGACATAGGAAACGCCATGTTTGGCGGCATTGCTACAGGTAAGTTCTACGCCTCAAATCTTTTCAGCAAGGAGCCGCATCTGCGCACTCCGGGACTGCACGTGGAGCGCATCAGCTACAATCAGGCCATGCTCGGCAATGCCGACATAGTGAGCGAGTGGGACAATGCCACACGCGGTGTGGCTATAAAGGCCGAGATAAAGCAGCCCAACGGTCGAAGCTCCTATATCGACGGTGCCATATTCCCGCTAAACGACTCGCTTGACTTCCACTTCTCGGCCGATAAGATAGATGTGAGGTTCATGCGTCCGTTCATGGAGGCGTTTACATCCGATGTAAGCGGTTACGCTTCGGGAAAGGCGCGTCTATACGGTACATTCAAGTATATCGACATGGTGGGCGAGGTCTATGCCGAGGATCTTAAGCTGAAGCTCGACTTTGTGAATACCTACTACTCATGCACCGATTCAATTCATCTTACTCCCGGACGAATCGACTTCCATGATGTCGTGTTGAAGGATATATTCGGCAATAAGGCGCAGCTTAACGGATGGGTGACGCATGAGTGTTTCAAGAAACCGCGCTTTGAGTTCAGGGTGACCGATGCGCGTAACTTCCTGTGCTTTGATGTCACCGAGCGCATAAGCCCCGACTGGTTTGGCCGCATTTTCTGTAACGGAGGAGCATTTGTAAAGGGAATCCCCGGCTTCATAGACATAAACGTGAACATATCCACGGCGCCCAACTCTACGTTTACATTTGTGCTTTCGGATACGGAGGCGGCGGGCGAGTACACATTCCTCACGTTCCGCGACCGTGCCGAGCTTGACGGTGACATAAAGTATGCCGGCGAGGATCCGCGCATAGCGGCAGTGAAGCGATTGAAGGATAGGCTGTCGAAGCGTAACGATGAGGAGGAGCAGGCGACGGTGTACCGAATGAATCTTCAGGTTGCCGCCAACCCCGACGGAGAGATGATACTTGTCATGGACCCGATAGGCGGCGACCGTATGCGTGCACGCGGTAACGGAAACCTCAGAATAGAGTATGAATCGGCCAACGACGAGATGAAGATGTTTGGTTCATACGCGCTCACCCAGGGAAGCTATAACTTCACGCTTCAGGATATAATAATAAAGGACTTCACGATAAAGCCGGGCAGCTCGATAGCGTTCCATGGCGACCCGCTTGCGGCCACTCTTGACATTCAGGCGGTCTATTCGGTAAACGCCAACCTCAGCGACCTTGACGAGTCGTTCCTACAGGACAAGGACCTGAACCGCACAAATGTTCCCGTGCATGCGCTGCTGAAGGTGTCGGGCGACATGCAGCAGCCCGACATAAGCTTCGACCTTGAATTTCCGACATTGACTCAGGACACCTATCGCAAGGTGAGGAGTATCGTGAGCACCGAGGACATGATGAACCGACAGATAATATATCTGTTGGCGCTGAACCGCTTCTATACACCCGACTATATGGGTGCGACAACCAAGGGCAATGAGCTGGTATCGGTGGCATCGTCGACAATATCGTCGCAATTGAGCTCGATGCTCGGTCAGCTTAGCGATAACTGGAGCATAGCTCCTAACTTCCGAAGCGACAAAGGCGATTTCAGCGATATGGAGGTCGATCTTGCGCTGTCGAGTTATCTGCTCAACAACCGACTGCTCTTCAACGGAAACTTCGGCTATCGCGACAAGGCACTTAACAATAACTCGTTTATCGGTGACTTTGATATAGAATATCTGCTCAATAAATCGGGAAATATACGCCTTAAAGCCTATAATCGCTACAACGACCAAAACTATTATGTGAAATCAGCGTTAACAACACAGGGTGTAGGCATCATGTTCAAGCGTGATTTCGACAATATATTCTCGTTCCTTCGACGACTGAAGAAAAAGAACAACGACAAAGATGATGACAAGAAGGAGAGCGAGAACGAAAAGAACAGGAAGCTGCTTGAGCGCGAAGAGGTGACCGATACGCTTTTAATGATTGTCCCACGACAATGA
- a CDS encoding alanine/glycine:cation symporter family protein encodes MIDWLNDILWSYVLIALLLFTGIYFTLRSRGVQFRMFGEMIRLLCSSGKRESGDSSADGDTHHTVSSFQAFAVSIASRVGTGNLAGVATAIAIGGAGSIFWMWIIALLGSASAFVESTLAQLYKVKGKDSFMGGPAYYIQNGIGRRWFAILFAVLITFTFGIAYNSVQSNTISAALKVSFGFSPVVVGIILAVMTLLIICGGIQRISKFSQIVVPIMALLYIALALAIVVMNIDKIPHVLDMIFTEAFTGSAALGGGMGMALMMGIKRGLFSNEAGQGSAPNVAATASVSHPVKQGLIQSFAVFTDTILICSCTAFIILCSGIFENGASGIELTQMALESEVGQIGSTFVAIAVFFFAFTSIVSNYYYGETNLHFIYKSRTLIVIYRLCVGAMVLIGAVSPLDFVWALADLSMGLMTLVNIVAILILGKYAMILLKDYDSQRTRGYNPQYHTSTIPQIASETPCWPK; translated from the coding sequence ATGATAGATTGGCTTAATGACATATTGTGGAGCTATGTATTGATTGCTCTGCTGCTGTTCACAGGCATATATTTTACATTGCGCAGCCGAGGCGTACAGTTCAGGATGTTTGGAGAGATGATTCGCCTCTTGTGCTCGTCGGGAAAGCGTGAAAGCGGCGATTCGTCGGCCGACGGTGACACGCACCACACTGTAAGTTCGTTTCAGGCGTTTGCCGTTTCGATCGCCAGCCGTGTGGGAACGGGAAATCTTGCCGGCGTGGCAACCGCTATCGCCATAGGTGGAGCCGGCTCAATATTCTGGATGTGGATAATAGCATTACTTGGTTCGGCCTCGGCTTTCGTCGAGTCAACATTGGCGCAATTGTATAAGGTAAAGGGCAAGGACTCGTTTATGGGCGGTCCGGCTTACTATATACAGAATGGAATAGGGCGGCGATGGTTTGCAATCCTGTTTGCCGTGCTGATAACGTTTACCTTCGGAATCGCCTACAATTCGGTTCAGTCCAATACTATTTCGGCGGCCTTGAAGGTGTCGTTCGGCTTTTCGCCGGTTGTCGTGGGAATAATCTTAGCGGTGATGACGCTCCTTATTATATGCGGAGGCATTCAGCGAATATCCAAGTTCAGCCAGATTGTCGTGCCTATAATGGCACTGCTTTATATTGCGCTTGCCTTGGCTATTGTCGTGATGAATATAGACAAGATTCCCCATGTGCTCGACATGATATTCACCGAAGCGTTTACCGGCAGTGCGGCACTTGGCGGCGGAATGGGAATGGCATTGATGATGGGAATAAAGCGAGGCTTGTTCAGCAACGAGGCCGGACAGGGTTCGGCTCCTAATGTCGCCGCTACGGCATCGGTCAGCCACCCGGTCAAGCAGGGGCTTATCCAATCGTTTGCCGTGTTCACCGACACCATTCTTATATGTTCATGCACCGCATTCATAATCCTGTGCAGCGGGATATTCGAGAACGGAGCGTCGGGCATCGAGTTGACGCAGATGGCGCTTGAAAGCGAAGTGGGGCAGATAGGCTCGACATTCGTAGCCATAGCAGTATTCTTCTTCGCCTTTACGAGCATCGTGTCAAATTACTATTACGGAGAAACCAATCTGCACTTCATCTACAAGAGCCGCACGTTGATAGTGATATATCGGTTGTGTGTGGGCGCAATGGTGCTTATTGGCGCAGTGTCGCCGCTTGACTTCGTGTGGGCTCTCGCCGATTTGTCGATGGGTCTGATGACGCTTGTCAACATTGTGGCGATATTGATTCTCGGAAAGTATGCGATGATACTGCTCAAGGATTACGATTCACAGCGCACAAGAGGATACAATCCGCAATATCATACTTCGACGATACCGCAGATTGCATCGGAAACTCCTTGCTGGCCAAAATAA
- a CDS encoding NAD(+) synthase, translated as MTMNNGYIRVASIAPRVNVADVDYNVVQIIDMARKAADEGASIILFPELSITGYTCADLFHQSPLLNAAINGLSRIAKASTGIDALIVAGAPLRVEGQLYNCAVAISGGTIRAIVPKTYIPNYNEFYEKRWFASPDAVNCSIETTLPVQEAPIPFGTDIVLSVDDALVGIEICEDLWTPIPPSTHAALSGAQILLNLSASNDLIGKYDYLLSLIKQQSARNIAAYVYSGAGFGESSTDLVFDGKTIIAENGTLLQANARWSTEPSCVIADIDIYALNRDRLHIMSFGDTAMREPSRYRIVDSLIDQRINTDLLRSIDPHPFVPDSEHIVDRRCEEIINIQVAGLARRLSATHTSKLVIGISGGLDSTLALLVAVHTFDRLKLDRKGLVAVTMPGYGTTGRTYNNAMTLMKALGVTIREISIVPAVEQHFKDIGHDPAQHDVTYENSQARERTQLLMDIANQIGGMVLGTGDLSELALGWATYNGDHMSMYGVNAGVPKTLVKYLVRWFAIRTSDNDERTALNDIIDTPISPELIPADSKGNIKQKTEDLVGPYELHDFFLYYTLRYGFSPRRIYFMACHAFNGVYDCATIKHWLKTFCRRFFNQQFKRSCLPDGPKVGSVCLSPRGDWRMPSDASSALWLAECDEL; from the coding sequence GTGACAATGAACAACGGATATATAAGGGTGGCATCAATAGCACCAAGAGTAAATGTGGCCGATGTAGACTACAACGTAGTGCAAATCATCGACATGGCACGAAAAGCCGCCGATGAGGGCGCGTCCATAATCCTGTTTCCCGAACTGTCGATAACCGGCTATACTTGCGCCGACCTGTTTCATCAAAGCCCGCTGCTTAATGCCGCAATTAACGGTTTGTCACGGATTGCCAAGGCATCAACAGGCATTGATGCGCTCATTGTAGCAGGCGCACCGTTACGTGTCGAGGGGCAGCTCTACAACTGCGCCGTAGCCATTAGCGGAGGAACTATAAGAGCCATTGTGCCGAAAACATATATCCCCAACTACAACGAGTTTTATGAAAAGCGTTGGTTTGCATCGCCCGATGCCGTCAACTGCTCCATAGAAACCACGCTCCCTGTCCAGGAGGCACCGATTCCGTTTGGCACCGATATTGTGTTGAGCGTCGACGACGCACTTGTTGGCATCGAGATATGCGAGGACCTGTGGACTCCAATTCCGCCGTCGACCCATGCTGCACTCAGCGGAGCGCAGATACTGCTCAACCTCTCGGCGTCCAACGACCTCATCGGAAAATATGACTATCTGCTCAGCCTTATAAAGCAGCAGTCGGCACGCAACATAGCCGCCTACGTATATTCGGGAGCGGGATTCGGAGAGTCGTCGACCGACCTCGTGTTTGACGGAAAGACCATAATCGCCGAAAACGGCACACTGCTTCAGGCCAACGCCCGATGGTCGACCGAGCCGTCATGTGTCATTGCCGACATCGACATCTACGCACTCAACCGCGACCGTCTTCACATAATGTCGTTTGGCGACACAGCCATGCGCGAACCCTCGCGATACCGCATTGTCGACTCACTCATCGACCAGCGCATCAACACCGACCTGTTGCGCAGCATCGATCCCCACCCCTTCGTCCCCGACAGCGAGCACATAGTCGATCGTCGATGCGAGGAGATTATCAACATCCAGGTAGCAGGACTTGCCCGACGCCTTTCGGCCACTCACACGAGCAAGCTTGTGATAGGAATTTCAGGCGGACTTGACTCCACGCTTGCCCTGCTTGTTGCCGTACACACCTTCGACCGACTGAAACTCGACCGCAAGGGATTGGTGGCAGTGACAATGCCGGGATACGGCACCACCGGACGAACCTACAACAACGCCATGACATTGATGAAGGCTCTCGGCGTCACAATACGTGAAATATCAATCGTTCCGGCTGTGGAGCAACACTTCAAGGACATAGGCCACGACCCGGCACAGCACGATGTCACCTACGAAAATTCGCAGGCTCGCGAACGCACCCAGCTGCTCATGGATATTGCCAACCAGATTGGAGGAATGGTACTCGGCACGGGCGACCTTTCGGAACTTGCATTGGGATGGGCTACCTACAACGGCGATCACATGTCGATGTATGGCGTGAATGCAGGCGTGCCCAAGACGCTTGTTAAATATCTTGTGAGATGGTTTGCCATACGCACATCCGACAATGACGAGCGCACCGCCTTGAACGACATAATCGACACCCCCATAAGCCCCGAACTGATTCCGGCCGACAGCAAGGGCAACATCAAGCAGAAGACCGAGGACCTCGTAGGCCCCTACGAGCTGCACGATTTCTTCCTCTACTACACGTTACGTTACGGATTCTCGCCGCGCCGCATCTATTTCATGGCATGTCATGCATTTAACGGAGTGTACGATTGCGCGACAATCAAGCATTGGCTCAAGACCTTCTGTCGCCGATTCTTCAACCAACAGTTCAAGCGCTCATGTCTGCCCGACGGACCCAAGGTGGGAAGCGTGTGCCTCTCTCCCCGAGGCGACTGGCGCATGCCCTCCGATGCATCTTCGGCATTATGGCTTGCCGAGTGCGACGAGCTTTAA
- the menD gene encoding 2-succinyl-5-enolpyruvyl-6-hydroxy-3-cyclohexene-1-carboxylic-acid synthase — MKTTDKDSCLILVSLLVKHGVRHVVISPGSRNAPLVVALAQCDAIEKTVVIDERSAAFIALGKASIVDGAVALVCTSGTAVLNYAPAIAEAYYRKLPIVVVSADRPMEWIDQDDSQTLRQYEALSHYVKRSYNIPSRCDNDTSRWYVNRVVNDAMLCALSGRRAPVHINLQLDEPLNVRKPAEATHWTERFIGHVAPGRILTDSELTHLVERLSSPNKVLVIGGFHKPDTLLNESLGRLAMMPNVTVLCESIANIHNRLFIDSIDSTLSILDDEGKRSLTPDVVITFGGALVSRFVKQYLRNYRVGEHWHVGMTDNTIDCFQSLTLRIDMEAGSFFAQIADAMRESVDSDYSARWHEVAREARQLHDKYVSSIPWSDMSAMSVIMSMLPHDCNLQLSNGTSIRYAQLFSSRDIRRSDCNRGVSGIDGCTSTAIGASTVYDGVTVLITGDMSAQYDIGALTVDCIPPRFKMIVMCNGGGGIFRFISSTSNQPELEEYFVVKRHFPLQQMAEAYGFRYFEADSEESLRHNFQNFMEVSDRPSIMAVHTPAEESAEVLRGYFKRHAR; from the coding sequence ATGAAGACTACCGATAAGGATTCTTGTTTGATACTTGTGTCGTTGCTTGTCAAGCACGGTGTGAGGCATGTTGTCATATCGCCGGGTTCGCGTAACGCTCCGCTCGTTGTTGCATTGGCGCAATGTGACGCGATTGAGAAGACGGTTGTGATCGATGAGCGTAGTGCCGCGTTCATCGCTCTCGGCAAGGCTTCGATTGTCGACGGTGCCGTAGCGCTTGTGTGTACTTCGGGCACTGCCGTCCTGAATTATGCGCCCGCTATAGCGGAAGCCTACTATCGCAAGCTTCCGATTGTCGTAGTGTCGGCCGACAGACCGATGGAGTGGATCGACCAGGATGACAGCCAGACCCTTCGCCAGTATGAGGCGTTGTCACACTATGTGAAGCGCAGCTACAACATCCCGTCACGGTGTGACAATGACACTTCGCGATGGTATGTCAACAGGGTGGTAAACGACGCCATGTTGTGTGCCTTGAGCGGACGACGTGCTCCCGTACACATAAATCTGCAGCTTGACGAGCCTCTTAACGTGAGAAAACCCGCTGAGGCTACGCACTGGACCGAACGGTTCATAGGACATGTGGCCCCCGGACGCATATTGACCGACAGTGAGCTGACGCACCTTGTCGAGCGATTGTCGTCGCCCAATAAGGTTCTTGTCATAGGCGGTTTCCACAAGCCTGACACTCTTCTAAACGAGTCGCTCGGCAGGCTTGCCATGATGCCTAATGTAACGGTGCTGTGTGAAAGCATCGCCAATATACACAACCGACTGTTCATCGACTCGATTGACTCCACCTTGAGCATTCTCGACGACGAGGGCAAGCGCAGCCTCACTCCCGATGTGGTGATAACTTTCGGAGGCGCGCTGGTGTCACGTTTCGTCAAGCAGTATCTTCGCAATTACAGGGTGGGCGAGCATTGGCATGTAGGCATGACCGACAATACTATCGACTGCTTTCAGTCGCTTACATTGCGCATCGACATGGAGGCGGGCTCGTTTTTCGCGCAGATTGCCGATGCAATGCGCGAAAGCGTCGACAGCGATTACTCGGCACGATGGCATGAGGTGGCCCGGGAGGCGCGACAGCTCCACGACAAGTATGTGTCATCAATCCCTTGGAGCGACATGTCGGCCATGTCAGTAATAATGTCGATGTTGCCCCATGACTGCAACCTGCAGCTCTCCAACGGCACCTCGATACGTTACGCTCAACTCTTTTCGTCGCGTGACATTCGTCGCAGCGACTGCAACCGTGGTGTAAGCGGAATTGACGGATGCACATCGACGGCGATAGGCGCCTCGACAGTTTATGACGGCGTTACGGTGCTGATTACCGGTGACATGAGCGCTCAGTATGACATAGGCGCGTTGACGGTCGACTGCATACCGCCGCGATTCAAGATGATTGTAATGTGCAACGGCGGCGGAGGTATATTCCGCTTCATTTCGTCGACATCCAATCAGCCCGAGCTTGAGGAGTACTTTGTGGTGAAGCGACATTTTCCGTTGCAACAGATGGCCGAGGCCTACGGATTCCGATACTTTGAAGCCGACTCGGAAGAGTCGTTGAGGCATAACTTCCAAAATTTCATGGAGGTTTCCGACCGACCGTCCATAATGGCCGTCCACACACCAGCCGAAGAGAGCGCCGAAGTGTTGCGCGGATACTTTAAACGACATGCCCGATAA